One Streptomyces drozdowiczii DNA segment encodes these proteins:
- a CDS encoding PadR family transcriptional regulator, which yields MSRRSGILEFAVLGLLRESPMHGYELRKRLNTSLGIFRAFSYGTLYPCLKTLVANGWLIEEPGTAPAEATPGSGRPVAPASSLAGRRAKIVYRLTAEGKEHFEELLSHTGPDSWEDEHFAARFAFFGQTEHDVRMRVLEGRRSRLEERLEKMSASLARTRERLDDYTLELQRHGMESVEREVRWLNELIESERSGRDQRRSSPEGSAQQKTAGEPDGLPRRGDNPPDPSGDTAK from the coding sequence TTGAGCAGACGTTCCGGCATCCTCGAGTTCGCCGTCCTCGGACTGCTCCGCGAATCCCCGATGCACGGCTATGAGCTGCGCAAACGCCTCAACACCTCGTTGGGCATCTTCCGTGCCTTCAGTTACGGGACGCTCTACCCCTGCCTCAAGACGCTGGTCGCCAACGGCTGGTTGATCGAGGAACCGGGGACTGCTCCGGCGGAGGCGACACCCGGCTCCGGCCGACCCGTCGCTCCCGCCTCGTCCTTGGCAGGGCGGCGCGCCAAGATCGTCTACCGATTGACGGCTGAAGGTAAGGAGCACTTCGAGGAGCTGCTCTCGCACACCGGCCCCGACTCCTGGGAGGACGAGCACTTCGCGGCTCGCTTCGCCTTCTTCGGGCAGACGGAGCACGACGTGCGTATGCGGGTGCTGGAAGGCCGCCGCAGCCGGCTGGAGGAGCGCCTGGAGAAGATGAGCGCCTCTCTGGCCCGCACCCGTGAGCGCCTCGACGACTACACACTTGAGCTGCAGCGACACGGCATGGAGTCCGTGGAGCGCGAAGTGCGCTGGCTGAACGAGCTCATCGAGAGCGAGCGGTCGGGACGGGATCAGCGACGATCCTCGCCCGAGGGCTCAGCTCAGCAGAAGACCGCAGGAGAGCCTGACGGCCTGCCCCGGCGGGGAGACAACCCGCCGGATCCGTCCGGCGACACCGCCAAGTGA
- a CDS encoding inositol-3-phosphate synthase → MGSVRVAIVGVGNCAASLVQGVEYYKDADPAGKVPGLMHVQFGDYHVRDVEFVAAFDVDAKKVGLDLSDAIGASENNTIKLCDVPHAGVTVQRGHTHDGLGKYYRQTIEESAEAPVDVVQVLKDRKVDVLVCYLPVGSEVAAKFYAQCAIDAKVAFVNALPVFIAGTKEWADKFTEAGVPIVGDDIKSQVGATITHRVMAKLFEDRGVILDRTMQLNVGGNMDFKNMLERERLESKKISKTQAVTSQIRDRELGADNVHIGPSDYVAWLDDRKWAYVRLEGRAFGDVPLNLEYKLEVWDSPNSAGVIIDAVRAAKIAKDRGIGGPILSASSYFMKSPPVQYFDDEARENVEKFIRGEVSN, encoded by the coding sequence ATGGGTTCGGTTCGCGTAGCCATCGTCGGCGTGGGCAACTGCGCCGCCTCGCTGGTCCAGGGCGTCGAGTACTACAAGGACGCCGATCCGGCCGGCAAGGTGCCCGGCCTGATGCACGTCCAGTTCGGCGACTACCACGTGCGGGACGTCGAGTTCGTCGCCGCCTTCGACGTCGACGCGAAGAAGGTCGGCCTCGACCTCTCGGACGCCATCGGTGCGAGCGAGAACAACACCATCAAGCTCTGCGACGTGCCGCACGCCGGTGTCACCGTCCAGCGCGGCCACACCCACGACGGGCTCGGCAAGTACTACCGCCAGACCATCGAGGAGTCGGCCGAGGCCCCGGTCGACGTCGTCCAGGTCCTCAAGGACCGCAAGGTCGACGTCCTCGTCTGCTACCTCCCGGTGGGTTCCGAGGTGGCCGCGAAGTTCTACGCCCAGTGCGCCATCGACGCCAAGGTCGCGTTCGTCAACGCTCTCCCGGTCTTCATCGCCGGCACCAAGGAGTGGGCGGACAAGTTCACCGAGGCCGGTGTCCCGATCGTCGGCGACGACATCAAGTCGCAGGTCGGCGCCACCATCACGCACCGCGTGATGGCGAAGCTCTTCGAGGACCGGGGCGTCATCCTGGACCGCACGATGCAGCTGAACGTCGGCGGCAACATGGACTTCAAGAACATGCTCGAGCGTGAGCGCCTGGAGTCCAAGAAGATCTCCAAGACGCAGGCCGTCACCTCGCAGATCCGTGACCGCGAGCTCGGCGCGGACAACGTCCACATCGGCCCGTCGGACTACGTGGCCTGGCTGGACGACCGCAAGTGGGCGTACGTGCGCCTCGAGGGCCGCGCCTTCGGCGACGTCCCGCTGAACCTGGAGTACAAGCTCGAGGTCTGGGACTCCCCGAACTCCGCCGGTGTCATCATCGACGCCGTCCGTGCCGCGAAGATCGCCAAGGACCGCGGCATCGGCGGCCCGATCCTCTCGGCCTCCTCGTACTTCATGAAGTCCCCGCCGGTCCAGTACTTCGACGACGAGGCCCGCGAGAACGTCGAGAAGTTCATCCGCGGTGAGGTCTCCAACTGA
- a CDS encoding MFS transporter — MPVARDLRMLLRLPDFRRLLAVRVLSQSADGVYQVALATHVVFAPENQASAGAIASAMAVLLLPYSLVGPFAGVLLDRWPRRQVFVYGNLLRSGLACCTALLILGAAPSWLFYASALCVTAVNRFVLAGLSAVLPRVVERKHLVLANSLSPTAGTLAATAGGGLAFLVRLLAASDSAVVLLGAALYLASALAALSLAAGLLGPDRDDGRMSLRAALATAVGGLLDGLRHLLQHRVASRALAAMTVIRFCYGALTVMVLMLCRYAWTDSEDDGLALLGLAVVISGAGFFAAAVLTPWAAGRLGRLRWMVVCAGTAAILEPALGLWFAPAPMLVAAFVLGLVTQGAKIATDTVVQTAVDDVYRGRAFSFYDVLFNVAFVAAAAVAALMLPPDGRSAVLVIGVAVLYASSALCLAHWSRGGDVL; from the coding sequence ATGCCCGTCGCGCGCGACCTGCGCATGCTTCTCCGCCTCCCGGACTTCCGCCGCCTGCTGGCCGTGCGGGTCCTGTCCCAGTCGGCCGACGGCGTCTATCAGGTGGCGCTGGCCACGCATGTGGTCTTCGCGCCGGAGAACCAGGCGTCCGCCGGGGCGATCGCCTCCGCCATGGCCGTGCTTCTCCTCCCCTATTCACTTGTCGGGCCCTTCGCCGGTGTGCTGCTGGACCGCTGGCCCCGGCGTCAGGTATTCGTCTACGGCAACCTGCTGCGCTCCGGGCTCGCCTGCTGCACCGCCCTCCTGATCCTCGGCGCGGCTCCGTCATGGCTCTTCTACGCTTCCGCGCTGTGCGTCACCGCCGTCAACCGCTTCGTCCTCGCCGGTCTCTCCGCCGTTCTGCCGCGCGTGGTCGAGCGGAAGCACCTGGTACTCGCCAACTCGCTCTCCCCGACCGCAGGCACGCTCGCCGCCACCGCGGGCGGCGGACTCGCCTTCCTCGTACGGCTGCTGGCGGCTTCGGACTCCGCCGTGGTGCTGCTCGGGGCGGCGCTCTACCTCGCCTCGGCGCTGGCGGCGCTGAGCCTGGCGGCGGGACTCCTCGGGCCGGACCGCGACGACGGCCGCATGTCGCTGCGGGCAGCGCTGGCTACGGCGGTCGGCGGACTCCTCGACGGACTGCGGCACTTGCTGCAACATCGGGTCGCGTCCCGGGCGCTGGCCGCGATGACGGTGATCCGGTTCTGTTACGGGGCGCTGACCGTCATGGTCCTGATGCTCTGCCGGTACGCCTGGACGGACAGCGAGGACGACGGTCTGGCCCTCCTCGGCCTCGCGGTGGTCATCTCCGGTGCCGGGTTCTTCGCGGCGGCCGTACTGACCCCCTGGGCCGCTGGGCGGCTCGGGCGCCTCCGTTGGATGGTGGTGTGTGCGGGCACCGCCGCGATCCTCGAGCCGGCCCTGGGGCTGTGGTTCGCTCCGGCACCGATGCTCGTCGCCGCCTTCGTCCTCGGACTCGTCACCCAGGGGGCCAAGATCGCCACGGACACCGTGGTGCAGACCGCCGTGGACGACGTCTACCGGGGCAGGGCGTTCTCGTTCTACGACGTGCTGTTCAACGTGGCTTTCGTCGCCGCGGCGGCGGTCGCCGCGCTGATGCTTCCACCTGACGGGCGGTCCGCGGTCCTGGTGATCGGCGTGGCGGTTCTCTACGCAAGTTCTGCCCTGTGCCTCGCGCATTGGAGTCGAGGCGGCGATGTCCTATAG
- a CDS encoding LppU/SCO3897 family protein, giving the protein MTYPPQQGSGPYGQQPAQPYPPQQGGYGYPPQQPQQGWGGPQQPQQPQGWGAPQQPQQPQGWGTPPQGPPQPSGGKKAFLATRNIIIIVVGLVVLAGLKFGLGDMFESDAKAAAVGDCFENKGTNYDPDMNSVDCSSSAAEYKVAEVHDNTTDTDLCDPEKYSAYTESSGRRKSRNSVVLCLTPLKPVG; this is encoded by the coding sequence ATGACTTACCCGCCGCAGCAGGGCAGCGGTCCCTACGGTCAGCAGCCGGCCCAGCCCTACCCGCCGCAGCAGGGCGGATACGGCTACCCGCCGCAACAGCCCCAGCAGGGGTGGGGCGGCCCGCAGCAGCCGCAGCAGCCGCAGGGCTGGGGAGCTCCTCAGCAGCCGCAGCAGCCCCAGGGGTGGGGCACCCCTCCGCAGGGGCCTCCGCAGCCCTCGGGCGGCAAGAAGGCGTTCCTCGCCACCCGCAACATCATCATCATCGTCGTGGGCCTCGTCGTGCTCGCCGGGCTGAAGTTCGGGCTGGGCGACATGTTCGAGTCCGACGCCAAGGCCGCTGCGGTCGGAGACTGCTTCGAGAACAAGGGCACCAACTACGACCCGGACATGAACTCCGTCGACTGCAGCTCGTCCGCCGCCGAGTACAAGGTCGCCGAGGTGCACGACAACACCACCGACACGGACCTCTGCGACCCGGAGAAGTACTCCGCCTACACCGAGAGCTCGGGTCGCCGTAAGAGCAGGAACAGCGTGGTGCTCTGCCTGACGCCGCTCAAGCCGGTCGGCTGA
- a CDS encoding CCA tRNA nucleotidyltransferase, translating to MPNANEDNPSALTQVQHRAVSELLRVAPVADDLARRFQDAGFSLALVGGSVRDALLGRLGNDLDFTTDARPEDVLKIVRPWADSVWEVGIAFGTVGAQKHGYQIEVTTYRSEAYDRTSRKPEVSYGDSIEDDLVRRDFTVNAMAVALPEKVFIDPHDGRKDLAERVLRTPGTPEASFSDDPLRMLRAARFAAQLDFEVAPEVVSAMTEMAGRIEIVSAERVREELNKLLLSAHPRKGLSLLVETGLAEQVLPELPALRLESDEHHRHKDVYEHSLTVLDQAIALEEEGPDLVLRLAALLHDIGKPRTRRFEKDGRVSFHHHEVVGAKMTKKRMTALKYSNEMVKDVSKLVELHLRFHGYGDGEWTDSAVRRYVRDAGPLLERLHKLTRSDCTTRNKRKAAALSRTYDGLEERIAQLKSQEELDAIRPDLDGNEIMQILGVGPGPVIGKAYAFLLELRLENGPLEHDAAVAELKKWWEAQS from the coding sequence GTGCCGAATGCCAACGAAGACAACCCCAGCGCCCTGACCCAGGTGCAGCACCGCGCAGTCAGCGAACTGCTGCGGGTCGCCCCGGTCGCCGACGATCTCGCCCGCCGATTCCAGGATGCCGGATTCAGTCTCGCACTGGTCGGCGGCTCGGTCCGTGACGCACTTCTCGGCAGGCTCGGGAACGACCTGGACTTCACGACCGACGCCCGCCCCGAGGACGTGCTGAAGATCGTCAGGCCGTGGGCCGACTCCGTGTGGGAGGTCGGGATCGCCTTCGGTACGGTGGGGGCGCAGAAGCACGGCTATCAGATCGAGGTCACGACGTACCGGTCGGAGGCGTACGACAGGACCTCGCGCAAGCCGGAGGTGTCCTACGGCGACTCCATCGAGGACGACCTCGTGCGGCGCGACTTCACGGTCAACGCCATGGCCGTCGCGTTGCCGGAGAAGGTCTTCATCGACCCTCACGACGGCCGGAAGGACCTGGCCGAGCGGGTCCTGCGTACGCCCGGGACTCCTGAGGCGTCGTTCTCCGACGACCCGCTGCGCATGCTGCGGGCGGCACGGTTCGCCGCGCAGCTCGACTTCGAGGTGGCACCCGAGGTCGTCAGCGCCATGACGGAGATGGCGGGCCGGATCGAGATCGTCTCGGCCGAGCGGGTGCGCGAGGAGCTGAACAAGCTCCTGCTCTCCGCGCATCCCCGGAAGGGCCTGTCCCTCCTCGTGGAGACCGGGCTGGCCGAGCAGGTCCTGCCCGAGTTGCCGGCGCTCCGGCTGGAGAGCGACGAACACCACCGGCACAAGGACGTCTACGAGCACTCTCTGACCGTCCTGGATCAGGCGATCGCCCTGGAGGAGGAGGGGCCGGACCTCGTTCTGCGTCTTGCCGCTCTGCTCCATGACATCGGCAAGCCGAGGACGCGGCGCTTCGAGAAGGACGGGCGGGTCTCCTTCCATCACCACGAGGTGGTGGGCGCCAAGATGACCAAGAAGCGCATGACGGCGCTCAAGTACTCCAACGAGATGGTCAAGGACGTCTCGAAGCTGGTGGAGCTGCATCTGCGCTTCCACGGCTACGGCGACGGCGAGTGGACCGACTCCGCCGTGCGCCGCTACGTACGGGATGCCGGCCCGCTCCTGGAACGGCTGCACAAGCTGACCCGGTCGGACTGCACCACGCGCAACAAGCGCAAGGCCGCGGCTCTCTCGCGTACTTACGACGGGCTTGAGGAGCGCATCGCCCAGCTGAAGAGCCAGGAGGAGCTGGACGCGATCCGGCCGGACCTGGACGGCAACGAGATCATGCAGATCCTGGGCGTGGGCCCGGGCCCGGTCATCGGCAAGGCGTACGCGTTCCTGCTGGAACTGCGCCTGGAGAACGGCCCGCTGGAGCATGACGCGGCGGTGGCGGAACTGAAGAAGTGGTGGGAGGCGCAGAGCTGA
- a CDS encoding DUF6049 family protein gives MAEAADIQGMNPSPARRWLRRTAAVLAGAPLVAALLAGASAPQARADAPAKAPTGSSTVSVSLDEITPSAPEKGDTLRISGTLTNKGKDTITDAQVDLRVGPRLFSRTAIDTAARRTGYLPGTDPYPIGGKYTVEIDKLRSGISQDFTLSVPVSKLDLGDDGVYQLGVSLSGRTSHTVYDQVLGIKRTFLPWQDGDRDSKIGISYLWPLIASAHLTAETGSDEQQTPVFADDDLAAEIAPGGRLEQMVSLGSRLPVTWVIDPDLLASVDAMTKPYRVKSGDTTVAGTNQDVAKKWLTSLEAAVSEGKVVALPFGDPDLASIAHRGKNVSGTLSHLQTASEVAGMTVETILHLKPSTDFAWPVDGAVDPSIVDVATSAGAHHVIARSDSLDETGNLVYTPSAARPIGGGTTAVVSDARLSTAFQGDMGNAGSSTLAVQKFLALTLGLAEQDTDKDRSVVVAPQRTPTVAQAQSMARALHALDDDRWTKSEGLAQAAATKPDSAATTQVPPASRYPKKLRRQELPTQAFQDIKSIQSSLNNFQVILTHPERVVTPFGNAVNRSMSTSWRGKPLKAQQYRDSVRTYLQGLVGEVQLVPKSDITLSGRSATIPVTVQNRLLQDVDHLVLRLKSDNATRLKLNDGGSIAEQPIQIGAGHSQSVKFDAAANINGQVQMTAQLYTEDGTPYGEEMAFTVKVSEITPTVLLVIAGGLLLLVLAGIRMYAHRKRANAGGAAGDDGSEPEQPSDPTPDTGPESAEPSGTGEKVDR, from the coding sequence GTGGCCGAGGCGGCAGACATCCAGGGGATGAATCCCTCTCCTGCCCGCCGGTGGCTGCGGCGCACAGCCGCCGTGCTCGCCGGGGCGCCGCTCGTCGCCGCCCTGCTGGCAGGCGCCTCCGCCCCGCAGGCCCGGGCCGACGCTCCGGCCAAGGCGCCCACGGGTTCCAGCACGGTGTCGGTGTCCCTGGACGAGATCACCCCCAGCGCCCCGGAGAAGGGGGACACGCTGCGGATCTCCGGAACGCTGACCAACAAGGGCAAGGACACGATCACCGACGCCCAGGTAGACCTGCGGGTCGGCCCCCGCCTCTTCAGCAGGACCGCCATCGACACGGCCGCTCGGCGCACGGGATACCTGCCCGGCACCGACCCCTATCCGATCGGGGGCAAGTACACGGTCGAGATCGACAAGCTGCGCTCGGGAATCAGCCAGGACTTCACGCTGTCCGTACCCGTCAGCAAGCTGGACCTCGGGGACGACGGGGTCTACCAGCTGGGCGTCTCGCTGTCGGGCCGTACCTCGCACACCGTGTACGACCAGGTGCTCGGCATCAAGCGGACCTTCCTGCCCTGGCAGGACGGCGACCGCGACTCCAAGATCGGCATCAGCTACCTCTGGCCGCTGATCGCATCCGCGCACCTCACTGCGGAGACCGGCTCGGACGAGCAGCAGACCCCGGTGTTCGCCGATGACGACCTCGCGGCGGAGATCGCCCCGGGCGGCCGACTCGAACAGATGGTCTCCCTGGGCAGCCGGCTGCCGGTGACCTGGGTCATCGATCCGGACCTCCTGGCCAGCGTCGACGCCATGACCAAGCCCTACCGGGTCAAGTCCGGCGACACCACGGTCGCCGGTACGAACCAGGATGTGGCCAAGAAGTGGCTGACCTCACTGGAAGCGGCCGTGTCCGAGGGCAAGGTCGTGGCCCTGCCGTTCGGCGACCCCGACCTGGCCTCGATCGCCCACCGCGGCAAGAACGTCTCGGGCACCCTCAGCCACCTGCAGACCGCCAGTGAGGTCGCCGGGATGACGGTGGAGACGATCCTCCACCTGAAGCCGTCCACCGACTTCGCGTGGCCGGTCGACGGTGCGGTGGACCCCTCGATCGTGGACGTCGCCACCTCGGCCGGCGCCCACCACGTCATCGCCCGCAGCGACAGCCTCGACGAGACCGGAAACCTGGTCTACACGCCTTCTGCCGCCCGCCCGATCGGCGGCGGCACCACGGCGGTCGTCTCCGACGCGAGGCTCTCCACGGCCTTCCAGGGCGACATGGGCAACGCCGGGAGCTCCACGCTCGCCGTGCAGAAGTTCCTCGCCCTCACCCTCGGCCTCGCCGAGCAGGACACGGACAAGGACCGTTCCGTCGTCGTGGCACCCCAGCGCACCCCGACGGTCGCCCAGGCGCAGTCGATGGCACGCGCCCTCCACGCACTGGACGACGACCGCTGGACGAAGTCCGAGGGGCTGGCTCAGGCGGCGGCGACCAAGCCGGACTCCGCGGCGACCACCCAGGTGCCTCCGGCATCCCGGTACCCGAAGAAGCTGCGCCGCCAGGAGCTGCCCACGCAGGCGTTCCAGGACATCAAGTCCATCCAGTCCTCGCTCAACAATTTCCAGGTCATCCTCACCCATCCCGAGCGAGTGGTGACCCCCTTCGGCAACGCCGTCAACCGCTCCATGTCGACCTCATGGCGGGGAAAGCCGCTGAAGGCCCAGCAGTATCGGGACTCGGTCCGCACCTATCTGCAAGGGCTCGTCGGCGAGGTCCAGCTCGTCCCGAAGTCGGACATCACCCTGTCCGGCCGGAGCGCCACGATCCCCGTGACCGTGCAGAACAGGCTGTTGCAGGACGTCGACCACCTGGTGCTGCGGCTGAAGTCGGACAACGCGACCCGGCTCAAGCTGAACGACGGCGGCAGCATCGCGGAGCAGCCCATCCAGATCGGCGCCGGGCACAGCCAGTCCGTGAAGTTCGACGCGGCGGCCAACATCAACGGCCAGGTCCAGATGACCGCGCAGCTCTACACGGAGGACGGCACTCCGTACGGCGAGGAGATGGCCTTCACCGTGAAGGTCTCCGAGATCACCCCGACGGTGCTGCTGGTCATCGCCGGCGGGCTCCTGCTGCTGGTGCTGGCCGGCATCAGGATGTATGCACATCGCAAGCGCGCCAATGCGGGCGGCGCGGCGGGTGACGACGGCAGTGAACCCGAGCAGCCGAGTGACCCGACGCCGGACACCGGTCCCGAAAGCGCGGAGCCGTCGGGCACGGGTGAGAAAGTGGACCGTTGA
- the murJ gene encoding murein biosynthesis integral membrane protein MurJ, whose product MNAPYDGDRGQGTGGAGYSGGPPVPPDEQQPAPDPYLQSAYDYDPYRAQDLSAQDPVDEALYDRAAHPPPPPGTYQQPQPLYQQPPSPQYAPDPRIWAQTPPPEPAGPSRHLPYGDNAATTQFVGVDDLVTQASANRDEPDAFAHLFRDQEGPANPGASPAPAQPEPAPAPAKSGGRASSLLKSSAVMAAGTLVSRLTGFVRSLVITAALGAALLGDSFTIAYTLPTMIYILTVGGGLNSVFVPQLVRSMKDDEDGGEAYANRLLTLVMVALGLIVAVVVFAAPWLIRLMSSTIADDPAANNVAVTFARYCLPTIFFMGVHVVMGQILNARGKFGAMMWTPVLNNIVMIFTFGMFIWVYGTSHESHMGVDTIPPEGVRLLGIGTLLGLVVQALAMIPYLREAGFRFRPRFDWRGHGLGKTIKLAKWTVLFVFANQAGVLVVTQLATSAGKASGKNGAGFLAYSNAQLIWGMPQAIITVSVMAALLPRISRAAHDNDPGAVRDDISQGLRNSAVAIVPVAFAFLALGVPMCTLLYSSSGPDAARSMGFILMAFGLGLIPYSVQYVVLRGFYAYEDTRTPFYNTVIVALVNAAASALCYVVLPAQWAVVGMAASYGLAYAVGVGIAWRRLRNRLGGDLDGAHVVRTYARLCLAALPATVIGGAAGFGLLQVLGEGAFGSLVALVFGGALLLGVFFVAARRMRIEEINGMVGMVRGRLGR is encoded by the coding sequence ATGAACGCGCCGTACGACGGTGACCGCGGTCAGGGTACGGGCGGGGCCGGGTACTCCGGCGGCCCTCCGGTGCCCCCTGACGAGCAGCAGCCGGCGCCGGACCCGTATCTGCAGTCCGCGTACGACTACGACCCGTACCGGGCGCAGGACCTCTCCGCCCAGGACCCGGTGGACGAGGCGCTGTACGACCGCGCCGCGCATCCGCCGCCCCCTCCCGGCACCTACCAGCAGCCGCAGCCGCTCTATCAGCAGCCGCCGTCGCCCCAGTACGCCCCCGACCCCCGCATCTGGGCCCAGACGCCGCCCCCCGAGCCCGCTGGTCCCTCGCGCCACCTCCCGTACGGCGACAACGCCGCGACGACCCAGTTCGTGGGCGTGGACGACCTCGTCACCCAGGCTTCCGCGAACCGCGACGAGCCCGACGCCTTCGCCCACCTCTTCCGCGACCAGGAGGGTCCCGCGAACCCGGGCGCCTCTCCGGCCCCGGCCCAGCCCGAGCCCGCTCCCGCGCCGGCCAAGTCCGGCGGCCGTGCCTCCAGCCTGCTGAAGTCCAGCGCGGTCATGGCGGCCGGCACCCTCGTCTCGCGCCTCACCGGCTTCGTCCGCAGCCTCGTGATCACCGCGGCACTCGGTGCGGCCCTGCTCGGCGACAGCTTCACCATCGCCTACACGCTGCCCACGATGATCTACATCCTCACCGTGGGCGGCGGCCTCAACTCGGTCTTCGTCCCCCAGCTCGTCCGCTCGATGAAGGACGACGAGGACGGCGGCGAGGCATACGCCAACCGCCTCCTGACTCTGGTGATGGTCGCCCTCGGCCTCATCGTCGCCGTGGTGGTCTTCGCGGCCCCCTGGCTGATCCGGCTGATGTCCTCGACGATCGCGGACGACCCGGCAGCCAACAACGTCGCCGTCACCTTCGCCCGCTACTGCCTGCCCACCATCTTCTTCATGGGCGTGCATGTGGTGATGGGGCAGATCCTCAACGCCCGCGGAAAGTTCGGCGCGATGATGTGGACCCCGGTCCTGAACAACATCGTCATGATCTTCACCTTCGGGATGTTCATCTGGGTCTACGGCACGTCCCACGAGTCCCACATGGGCGTGGACACGATCCCGCCGGAGGGCGTGCGGCTCCTCGGCATCGGCACCCTGCTCGGTCTGGTCGTGCAGGCGCTGGCGATGATCCCGTATCTGCGCGAGGCCGGCTTCCGCTTCCGTCCGCGGTTCGACTGGAGGGGCCACGGGCTGGGCAAGACCATAAAGCTCGCGAAGTGGACGGTGCTGTTCGTCTTCGCCAACCAGGCCGGTGTGCTGGTCGTCACCCAGCTCGCGACCTCGGCCGGCAAGGCGTCCGGGAAGAACGGCGCGGGTTTCCTCGCCTACTCCAATGCCCAGCTGATCTGGGGCATGCCGCAGGCGATCATCACCGTCTCGGTCATGGCAGCCCTGCTGCCGCGGATCTCCCGGGCCGCCCACGACAACGACCCGGGGGCCGTCCGCGACGACATCTCGCAGGGGCTCCGGAACTCCGCCGTGGCCATCGTCCCGGTCGCCTTCGCGTTCCTCGCCCTGGGTGTGCCGATGTGCACCCTGCTCTACTCGTCCAGCGGCCCCGACGCCGCGCGCTCCATGGGCTTCATCCTGATGGCCTTCGGCCTAGGCCTGATCCCCTACTCCGTGCAGTACGTGGTGCTGCGCGGGTTCTACGCGTACGAGGACACCCGCACGCCCTTCTACAACACCGTCATCGTCGCCCTGGTCAACGCGGCGGCCTCCGCCCTCTGCTACGTCGTGCTGCCCGCCCAGTGGGCCGTGGTCGGCATGGCCGCCTCGTACGGCCTGGCCTACGCCGTCGGCGTCGGGATCGCCTGGCGCCGACTGCGCAACCGACTCGGCGGGGATCTGGACGGCGCGCACGTGGTCCGCACGTACGCCAGGCTGTGCCTCGCCGCACTGCCCGCCACCGTCATCGGCGGAGCAGCGGGCTTCGGCCTTCTCCAAGTGCTCGGGGAAGGCGCCTTCGGCTCGCTCGTCGCCCTGGTCTTCGGCGGTGCCCTGCTCCTGGGAGTGTTCTTCGTCGCGGCGAGGAGAATGCGGATCGAGGAGATCAACGGCATGGTCGGCATGGTCAGGGGGCGGCTCGGCCGCTGA